In a single window of the Silurus meridionalis isolate SWU-2019-XX chromosome 8, ASM1480568v1, whole genome shotgun sequence genome:
- the gdf7 gene encoding growth/differentiation factor 7 → MSGRKSGAPWLWLAVCIGSALEAAAQGSRAALRNGSAALVPDYMLNLYRTQSQLERASGHGSALRARRRANTVTSFMDQSGDEPSAETHQQYIFDLSGLSRTEELVDSELRVLRKLPPDLEKLRSFAGNLYHLLLYSCSSQSSSGKPLLLTSRTVNILDTTSTTWDVFNIETTLKAHQRVHRKTQDSRYVCFRIAVISDLMNEVVSPSLFGLGSEGLQRNEKALLVVFSRTRRKENLFREIREKMKAMHMFEWNSEGHGRPRRRQKRRTALAGRSGGAGTAGGGGAIGGVGTGGGVKGGGRRKTRCSRKPLHVNFKELGWDDWIIAPLDYDAYHCEGACDFPLRSHLEPTNHAIIQTLMNSMDPESTPPSCCVPSKLSPISILYIDAGNNVVYKQYEDMVVESCGCR, encoded by the exons ATGAGCGGCAGAAAGAGTGGCGCTCCCTGGTTGTGGCTCGCCGTGTGCATCGGGAGCGCGCTCGAGGCCGCGGCGCAGGGCTCGCGCGCGGCGTTGCGGAACGGCTCGGCTGCACTGGTGCCGGACTACATGCTCAACCTGTACAGAACGCAGTCGCAGCTCGAGCGCGCGAGCGGCCACGGGAGCGCGTTGCGCGCGAGAAGACGCGCCAACACGGTCACCAGTTTCATGGACCAGAGTGGAG ATGAGCCATCAGCTGAAACCCACCAACAGTACATATTTGACCTTTCAGGTCTCTCAAGGACAGAAGAACTAGTGGATTCTGAGCTGCGGGTGTTGCGGAAGCTGCCGCCTGACTTGGAGAAATTACGATCCTTTGCAGGAAACCTGTACCACCTACTTCTTTACAGCTGTTCCTCTCAGAGTTCATCAGGCAAGCCTCTACTGCTTACTTCTAGGACAGTCAACATTCTGGATACCACCTCTACCACTTGGGATGTGTTTAACATTGAGACAACTCTGAAAGCCCACCAAAGGGTGCACAGGAAAACTCAAGACAGCAGATACGTATGTTTTAGAATAGCTGTTATTTCAGACTTAATGAATGAGGTTGTCTCCCCTTCTTTATTTGGTTTGGGTTCAGAGGGGCTGCAGAGGAATGAGAAAGCTTTGCTTGTAGTCTTTTCTCGCACACGTAGGAAAGAGAATCTGTTCAGAGAGATCCGCGAGAAGATGAAAGCCATGCACATGTTTGAGTGGAACTCTGAGGGTCATGGTAGACCCAGACGACGCCAGAAGAGGAGGACTGCCTTAGCAGGCCGCTCTGGCGGAGCAGGGACAGCGGGTGGAGGGGGAGCCATTGGGGGAGTTGGAACGGGCGGAGGGGTCAAAGGAGGCGGCAGGCGGAAAACCCGCTGTAGTCGCAAACCGCTCCATGTTAACTTTAAAGAGCTGGGATGGGATGATTGGATCATTGCACCTCTGGACTATGATGCATACCACTGCGAAGGTGCATGTGACTTCCCGTTGCGCTCGCACCTCGAACCCACGAACCACGCCATCATCCAGACACTCATGAACTCCATGGATCCAGAGTCAACCCCACCCAGCTGCTGTGTTCCTTCTAAGCTCAGCCCTATCAGCATTCTGTACATTGACGCTGGAAATAATGTGGTGTACAAGCAGTATGAGGATATGGTGGTGGAGAGCTGTGGCTGCAGGTAG